The region CTTAAAGGTACGCTAATAAAACTACTTACGTTATTTAACCAGTCTGGTTGTGTGTTTTTAGAGGGTTGTGTTTCTATTATTTGTCCATCAATAATAACAAAAGAATCACCAGTCTTTAAATTAGTTTTTCCAGTGTTATAGTTAATCTGCACTTCGCCTTCAAAGCAATTTACTTCAAAATAATTTGGACGTTGTTTTATATTAAATTCTGTACCAACAACAGTGACTATACCAGCATCTGTCACGACCTTAAAAGTACTGCCTTGTGTGACTTTAAAAAAGGCTTCACCTGTTAGATTTATAGAACGATTAGTGGTGTTCCAATCGTTTTTATTAAAACTAATTTTTGATAATGCGTTTAAATTAACTTGGGAGTCATCTGGTAATTCTACCTGAGTTTTTTCAGCAAATTGAGTAGCAAAAGTAGTATCTAAAGTAGTTGTATAATAGTAAGTCCCAAAACAAATAGCTAAAATAGCTGCCACTTTTAATAGAGGTTTTATCCAATTAATTTTTGTGGATTTTTTAGCTTCAATTTTGGATAAAACGGTTTGTAAAGCGTCATCAGTATTATACTCTGGTGCTTTAAAACCTTGGCTATAGTCTGATAATTTAACCAAAGCCTCATAATCTTCAAGCGCTTTAAAAGCTTCAAGTTCTTGCGGACTCAGGTCATTATCCAACCATTTTAATATTAATTCTTCTTTATTCATTAGTATGTAATTCAGATATATAACAGTTAGGTTTAAATATTTCCTACCTATATACCTTCTATTTCTTCTCTTAATTTTTTTAAAGCACCATAAATTCGTTTTTCTACCGCTTTAGTGCTAATGTCTAATAACTGTGCAATCTCTTTAAAGCGTTTTCCTTCTACACGATTCATTAAAAAAGCAATACGTTGTGCTTCTGTTAAATTAGCAATTGCCTGTTCTAATTTTTTACGATACTCGTCTTCCTGCATTAAAAATTCCGGAGACTCATTGGTCTGATTAGTGCGTTTTAGTTTTTGATGTTTTAGTACTACTTTTTGATGCGCAGCTTCATTTAACATTAAATTATTAGCAATAGTAAATACATAACTTTTGGCTTTATCAGGACTCACTTTTTTACAGTTTTCCCAAAGTTTAATAAAGGCTTCTTGCGCTTTGTCTTCTGGATTTAACCTATCTCCAAACTTATAATACAAAAAGTCATGAAGGTTTTTGGCGTGTCGCTTAAAAAACGCTTCAAATTTTATTTTATCACAAATATTATCGTGTAACGATTGAGCCATACATGTTTTAATGTATTGCAAAATAGAAATATTTTTTTTGAATATAGGGTAGGAATTTTTTAAAAAGAGATGTTTTATTAATGAAGACTAAAAAATAGCTATGAAAAAGATTTTTCGTCTTCATTAAACAACCCAAACTCAAAACCAAATAGTTATGACTATTAAGAAATTCCTTTTTTTGTCCCTAAGCGTATTAACTGTTTTAATGTCTTGTCAAAACGAAGAGAC is a window of Olleya sp. YS DNA encoding:
- a CDS encoding FecR family protein, with product MNKEELILKWLDNDLSPQELEAFKALEDYEALVKLSDYSQGFKAPEYNTDDALQTVLSKIEAKKSTKINWIKPLLKVAAILAICFGTYYYTTTLDTTFATQFAEKTQVELPDDSQVNLNALSKISFNKNDWNTTNRSINLTGEAFFKVTQGSTFKVVTDAGIVTVVGTEFNIKQRPNYFEVNCFEGEVQINYNTGKTNLKTGDSFVIIDGQIIETQPSKNTQPDWLNNVSSFISVPLSEVLAEFERQYNVKIEVNTIQTSTLFSGKFTHNDINIALKSITEPLQLQFKKTNNTIILTRE
- a CDS encoding sigma-70 family RNA polymerase sigma factor, with amino-acid sequence MAQSLHDNICDKIKFEAFFKRHAKNLHDFLYYKFGDRLNPEDKAQEAFIKLWENCKKVSPDKAKSYVFTIANNLMLNEAAHQKVVLKHQKLKRTNQTNESPEFLMQEDEYRKKLEQAIANLTEAQRIAFLMNRVEGKRFKEIAQLLDISTKAVEKRIYGALKKLREEIEGI